In the genome of Thermoanaerobaculia bacterium, the window TCGACCTGCGCCTTGTCGAGGTCCGCGCGCCGCTGGGCGATCGTCTGCTCGAACGGGGTCGGGTCGAGCTCGGCGAGGAGCTGTCCCTTCTTCACCCGGCTGTTGAAGTCGGCGTAGAGCTTCGCGATGATCCCGGAAACCTGACTGCCGACCTGAACGGTCGTGACCGCGGAGATCGTTCCCGTCGCCGCGACCGTCATCGTCACGTCCCCGCGGTCGACGCGTGCCGTCCGGTATTTCTGCGGCTTCTCGCGCCCGCGCGTGACGGCGATCCCGATGACGACCGCGACCGCCACGACGGCCACGGCGACCCCGATCCGGCCCTTCTTCACTCTCACGCCTCCTCTGCTGTCCGGGAGGACTCGCCCGCCGGGAAATCCGGCGCCGGGCGCGTCTGGGCGGGAGCAGCCCGGTTGAAAACGCGAGCTCCGGGCTTCCCGTTACGAGAACAATACGCGGGATGCAAAACTTCCGCCGCCGAAGCGCGGCGGACGGGCGTTCACCCCTTCTTCGGGGGCCGCGAAGGGCGGATCTCGATGCGCGAGGGAATCGCCCGGTCGGGAAACTGGACGAGATCGAAGACGGCCTGGGCGACGTCCTCGGGAGAGAGCTTCCAGGAGTCCTCGGAGCCCTGCTGCCCGCCGAATTCCGTGGCGACGGAGCCGGGCATCACGATCGCCACCCGGATCCCGTCGTGCCGCAGGTCGAGCATCGCCGAATCGGAGAGGCCGAGCAGGCCGAATTTCGACGCGTTGTAGGCGGAGCCCCCCGCGAACGCGTTCACCGAGGCGAGCGATCCGACGTTGACGACGAAGCCGCCTCCGTTCTTCTTCATGATCGGCGCGGCGTACCGGATCGCGTAGAACGGCCCGAAGAGGTTCGTCTCGATGACCGCGCGGAAGTCCTTCGGGTCCATCTCGAAGACGTTGTCGAAGATCCCGATTCCCGCGTTGTTGACGAGCGTGTCGAGCCGGCCGAACCGGTCCGCCGCGAACTCGACGAGCTCGCGGACGTCGTCTTCCTTCCGCGCGTCGCACGACTTCCCCTCGACCGCGAGCCCCTCCCGCTGGAACGCGGCGATCGCGTTCCGGACGCTCTCCAGGGTCCGGCCGGAGATCAGGACGCTCCACCCCTCGCGCGAGAACCGGCGCGCGATCGCATTGCCGATCCCGCGCGTCCCGCCGGTCACCAGAATGGATCTTTTCTCCGAGCTCATGCGGCGAATCGTTCTCCCTTGGACAGAAGATGGCGCGCTTCCCGGGACGAGGGGATTCTGTCACGAAATCCGAAGGCGCGAAAGCCGCTCACCGCGTGCCGGGGGCGTACTTGAGGACGCGCGCCTTCTCGACCGTGACCAGTCCCTCCGTGACCATCTCGTCGAGGAGCGGAAGGAGGCGGCGCACGTGCTCTTCCGTATCGACGACTTCGACGACGACGGGGAGATCCTCCGAGAGGCGCAGGAACTGGGCCGTGTGGACCACGCTCCGGGCGCCGAATCCCGCGATGCCGCGAAAGACCGTCGCGCCCGCGAATCCTTCCCGCCGCAGCCGTTCGAGGAGCGCGGCATGGAGCGGCTGGTGGTGCCAGCGGTCCGACTCGCCGATGAAGATCCGGACCAGCATCTGTTCTCCGTCGAGGGCGCGCATCCTCTACCTCCCGATCAGCAGGCGTCCGCCCGCGAGTCCCGCGGCTCCCGCCGCCAGGCAGACCAGCACCGTCGCACCCACGTTCGCGAGCCCCAGGGCCCAGGCGCCTTCGCGCAGGTACTCGATCGTTTCGTAGTTGAACGTCGAATAGGTCGTGAAGCCCCCCATGACGCCCGTGGCGAGGGCGATCCGCAGAGTCGGCGGCAGCATTCCTCCGGTGATCCCGACCTCCATGATCGCGCCGAGCAGGAAGGAACCGATCACGTTGACGGCGAGCGTTCCGACCGGGAACCCGAAGCCCGCGTGACGCTGCGCCCATCCCGAGAGCCAGTACCGCGCGCCGGTCCCCGCCGCTCCGCCGACGCACACCCAGAGAAACCTTCCCATCACGCCGAGAAGTCGACGACGACCGCCGTGATGTTGTCCTTTCCGCCGGCGGCGTTCGCGCTGTCGATCAGGCGCCGTCCGGTCTCCTCGGGCGAAACGCCCAGAGCGAGGAGCGCCGAGAGATCGCCTTCGTCGACCATGTCGGTCAGGCCGTCGCAGCAGAGGAGGAAGCGGTCGCCCGGCCGCAGGTCGATTTCGCGGATCTCCGGCTCCCACGCGCCTTCCCGTCCCAAACATCGCGTGAGCACGTGCCCGAAAGGCGACTTCGCCCGCACTTCGACCCCCGCCGCCTTCTGGAGCTCTTCGGCGAACGAGTGGTCGCGGGAGAGGCGTTCGAGCGACGCGTCGCGCCATCGGTACACGCGGCTGTCCCCCGCGTGGGCGATCCACGCCCGCGTGCCGTCGCAAAGGAGGAGGACGAGGGTCGTCGCCATTTCCGACACGAGGGGGTCGCCGGCGGCGCGTTCGAGGATCGCGCGATGCGCCGTCTCGAACATCCTTCGGATGACTGCGGCGGCATCCGACGAAGAATCGCCGCGCGCCTCCCGCAGCACCCGCTCGGCCGTGTCGACCGCGAGGCGGCTGGCGACGTCCCCCGCGCGGCTCCCGCCGACGCCGTCGGCGACCGCGAAGAGCCCGTTCTCCTCATCCACGAGAAACGCGTCTTCGTCCTGCCGGCGGAGTCGTCCCACATCGGTCACGCCCGCCGCATTCCATCGGATGTTCACGCGCCGCGATCTTATCGCGAGGCGAGCAAGAGGTAGATTGCGGCGCTCCCGAGCCCCGAAACGGGAAGGGTGATCAGCCACGCGAGCGCGATCTCTCCGACCGTGCTCCACCGGATTGCTCGACCGCCGCGATGCAGCCCGATCCCGGCGACCGCCCCCGAGGCCACGTGCGTCGTCGAAACCGGAAGCGCCGCGAGGGACGCGGTTCCCACGAGGACCGCGGTCACGAGATTGGCGGAGAAGCCCTCCGCGGGATTCATGTCGGTCACCTTCCGCGCGAGCGTTTCGGTGACGCGGCGGCCGGCGATCACGCTGCCGGCGCCCATGGCCGCGGCGACCAGGGCATCGAAGGCGGCCCCCCGGATTCCCAGGAAAGCCGCCGCCGCGATGCCGAGGGCGACGATCTTCGGAGTGTCGTTCAATCCCCGCGCGAGGCTCGTCAGCGCCGCCGCGGTCCAGTGGAGGCCGTCCAGCAGTCCCACGCGCGCCGAGATCGACGGCGCGGCCGCGCAGGCGTCGGTCTCGTCGACGACCGTGGCCGGGGACTCGGAGAACGCGCTCGTTCCGGCCGTATCGACGGCGACGCGACGCTCGAGACACACGCAATAGCGGTCGAGGCGGCCGAGGGCGCGCCCGAGGAGCGGAAACACGGCGTAGAGCAGCAGGACCGCCACGACGGGCGAAACGGCGAGCGGGAGCGCGATCGCCCGCGCCAGCTCGCTCCAGTGGAGCGCCCCCGCGCCCTCGGCCGCGATCCCCGCCCCC includes:
- the crcB gene encoding fluoride efflux transporter CrcB, with product MGRFLWVCVGGAAGTGARYWLSGWAQRHAGFGFPVGTLAVNVIGSFLLGAIMEVGITGGMLPPTLRIALATGVMGGFTTYSTFNYETIEYLREGAWALGLANVGATVLVCLAAGAAGLAGGRLLIGR
- a CDS encoding DUF190 domain-containing protein translates to MRALDGEQMLVRIFIGESDRWHHQPLHAALLERLRREGFAGATVFRGIAGFGARSVVHTAQFLRLSEDLPVVVEVVDTEEHVRRLLPLLDEMVTEGLVTVEKARVLKYAPGTR
- a CDS encoding SDR family oxidoreductase, translating into MSSEKRSILVTGGTRGIGNAIARRFSREGWSVLISGRTLESVRNAIAAFQREGLAVEGKSCDARKEDDVRELVEFAADRFGRLDTLVNNAGIGIFDNVFEMDPKDFRAVIETNLFGPFYAIRYAAPIMKKNGGGFVVNVGSLASVNAFAGGSAYNASKFGLLGLSDSAMLDLRHDGIRVAIVMPGSVATEFGGQQGSEDSWKLSPEDVAQAVFDLVQFPDRAIPSRIEIRPSRPPKKG
- a CDS encoding anion permease, with the translated sequence MRQSRRLPLRARLLLMAAAAALAALVLVLAWGNGGNDVSKGIATLAGSGVANVPSAIAWGAGWTMAGGLLAAVASSRLVAVFSGAGFLAHPIPGSAFLGAVSGGALGWVLVASRTGLPVSTTHAIAGGLAGAGIAAEGAGALHWSELARAIALPLAVSPVVAVLLLYAVFPLLGRALGRLDRYCVCLERRVAVDTAGTSAFSESPATVVDETDACAAAPSISARVGLLDGLHWTAAALTSLARGLNDTPKIVALGIAAAAFLGIRGAAFDALVAAAMGAGSVIAGRRVTETLARKVTDMNPAEGFSANLVTAVLVGTASLAALPVSTTHVASGAVAGIGLHRGGRAIRWSTVGEIALAWLITLPVSGLGSAAIYLLLASR
- a CDS encoding protein phosphatase 2C domain-containing protein: MNIRWNAAGVTDVGRLRRQDEDAFLVDEENGLFAVADGVGGSRAGDVASRLAVDTAERVLREARGDSSSDAAAVIRRMFETAHRAILERAAGDPLVSEMATTLVLLLCDGTRAWIAHAGDSRVYRWRDASLERLSRDHSFAEELQKAAGVEVRAKSPFGHVLTRCLGREGAWEPEIREIDLRPGDRFLLCCDGLTDMVDEGDLSALLALGVSPEETGRRLIDSANAAGGKDNITAVVVDFSA